One window of Mangrovibacterium diazotrophicum genomic DNA carries:
- the bglX gene encoding beta-glucosidase BglX has translation MNTINGRCFRSGERNSSPIKSGWLRQLAFVAILLIGAACATESAKKTGDMDKKVNQLMSQMTLEEKLGQLNLPGAGDITTGQASNSDIAGKIKAGSVGGLFNIKTAEKIRDVQRIAIEESRLKIPLIFGMDVIHGYKTVFPIPLALSCTWNMDAIETVARISAVEASADGICWTFSPMVDISRDPRWGRVAEGGGEDPYLGAQIARAMVKGYQGDDLSASTTIMACVKHFALYGAAEAGRDYNTTDMSHIRMYNEYFLPYHAAIEAGVGSVMTSFNEVDGIPASASKWLMTDVLRDQWGFDGFVVTDYTAINEMIDHGLGDLKTVSALSLKAGVDMDMVGEGFLTTLASSLDDHSVTINEIDAACRRILEAKYKLGLFDDPYRYCDLSRPAKDIFTPEHRKLAREIATESFVLLKNDNQLLPLQKGGTIALIGPLADNRLNMPGTWSVAADFDQSVSVLDGIRNVAGDQVNIVYAKGANVLPDSIAESRVAIFGKPTYWDTRSNEAMIREAVAAAQKSDVVVAALGEAAEMSGECSSRSDINLPENQQALLKALLKTGKPVVLVLFTGRPLALSWENENVPAILNVWFGGTEAGNAIADVLFGDVNPSGKLSATFPQNLGQVPIYYNHKNTGRPLPEGAWFQKFRSNYLDVSNDPLYPFGFGLSYTSFNYGELKLSSAELKGDQKLLVSIPVTNTGKVDGKEVVQLYIRDLVGTVTRPVKELKAFQKISLKAGETQTVEFEITPEDLKFYNSELNYDWETGEFDVMVGGNSRDVQTSRINWEK, from the coding sequence ATGAACACAATTAATGGGCGTTGTTTTCGATCAGGTGAAAGGAATTCGAGTCCGATAAAATCGGGTTGGTTGAGGCAGTTGGCGTTTGTCGCGATTTTGCTCATCGGAGCTGCTTGTGCTACTGAATCAGCCAAAAAAACGGGCGACATGGACAAGAAGGTGAATCAGCTGATGTCACAAATGACCTTGGAGGAGAAGCTGGGACAATTGAATTTGCCGGGCGCTGGAGACATCACAACAGGGCAGGCTTCCAATTCCGACATTGCAGGAAAGATTAAAGCCGGTTCGGTTGGCGGGCTTTTCAATATAAAAACAGCAGAGAAGATTCGCGATGTGCAACGTATTGCCATTGAGGAAAGCCGGTTGAAAATACCTCTGATTTTCGGAATGGATGTCATCCACGGCTATAAAACAGTGTTCCCAATTCCGTTGGCATTGTCGTGTACCTGGAACATGGACGCCATTGAGACGGTTGCCCGGATTTCGGCGGTTGAAGCAAGTGCCGACGGCATCTGCTGGACCTTTTCACCAATGGTAGATATTTCGCGTGACCCGCGCTGGGGACGTGTCGCGGAGGGCGGAGGTGAAGATCCGTACCTGGGCGCTCAAATTGCAAGGGCGATGGTGAAAGGCTATCAGGGCGATGACCTTTCGGCCAGCACCACGATCATGGCTTGTGTGAAGCATTTCGCGTTGTATGGTGCAGCTGAAGCCGGGCGCGATTACAACACCACCGACATGAGTCACATTCGCATGTATAACGAATATTTTTTACCCTATCACGCAGCCATTGAGGCCGGTGTCGGTAGCGTAATGACTTCGTTTAACGAAGTTGACGGAATCCCGGCCAGTGCGAGCAAATGGTTGATGACAGACGTATTGCGCGATCAATGGGGATTTGACGGATTTGTCGTGACCGACTACACGGCCATTAACGAAATGATTGATCACGGCTTGGGTGATTTGAAGACTGTTTCAGCCCTGTCGTTGAAGGCAGGAGTCGACATGGACATGGTGGGCGAAGGTTTCCTGACTACCCTGGCAAGTTCGCTGGATGATCATTCGGTGACGATAAATGAAATTGATGCCGCCTGTCGGCGGATATTGGAAGCCAAATACAAGCTGGGATTGTTTGACGATCCGTATCGTTATTGCGATCTCAGCCGTCCTGCAAAAGATATATTTACACCAGAACATCGCAAGCTTGCCCGCGAAATAGCGACCGAAAGTTTCGTGCTGCTGAAAAATGATAACCAGCTTCTTCCGCTTCAAAAAGGAGGAACGATAGCATTGATTGGGCCGTTGGCCGACAACCGGTTGAACATGCCTGGAACATGGAGCGTGGCAGCCGATTTCGATCAATCCGTTTCGGTACTGGATGGTATCCGGAACGTTGCCGGTGACCAGGTGAACATTGTTTATGCAAAAGGGGCCAATGTGCTGCCGGATTCAATTGCCGAGTCGCGCGTGGCCATTTTTGGGAAACCCACCTATTGGGACACGCGCAGCAATGAAGCGATGATTCGTGAGGCTGTCGCTGCAGCTCAGAAATCGGATGTGGTGGTTGCTGCTTTGGGGGAAGCAGCCGAAATGAGCGGAGAGTGCTCTTCGCGCTCCGATATTAATTTGCCAGAAAACCAGCAAGCGTTGTTAAAAGCATTGCTGAAAACCGGAAAGCCGGTTGTGTTGGTTTTGTTTACCGGTCGGCCATTGGCATTGAGTTGGGAGAACGAAAATGTTCCGGCTATTCTGAATGTTTGGTTTGGCGGTACCGAAGCGGGCAATGCCATTGCCGACGTTCTTTTTGGCGATGTGAATCCATCGGGCAAACTGAGTGCTACTTTCCCGCAAAACCTGGGGCAGGTTCCGATTTACTACAATCACAAAAATACCGGACGCCCTCTACCCGAAGGAGCCTGGTTTCAGAAATTCCGCTCCAATTACCTCGATGTGTCCAACGATCCGTTGTACCCGTTTGGCTTCGGCTTGAGCTACACCAGTTTCAACTATGGCGAGCTGAAATTGAGCAGTGCTGAACTGAAAGGCGATCAAAAGTTACTGGTTTCAATCCCGGTGACTAACACTGGAAAAGTAGACGGCAAAGAGGTCGTTCAACTTTACATTCGCGATTTGGTGGGAACGGTTACCCGACCTGTGAAAGAGCTGAAAGCTTTCCAAAAGATTAGCTTGAAAGCGGGGGAGACGCAAACAGTTGAATTTGAAATTACGCCGGAAGATCTGAAATTTTATAATTCTGAATTGAACTATGATTGGGAAACCGGGGAGTTTGACGTGATGGTCGGCGGTAATTCGCGCGATGTTCAGACTTCCCGGATCAATTGGGAAAAATAA
- a CDS encoding glucoamylase family protein has product MKNILIPLLVITIGFWGCNAPKKPSPEIAGQEEQALEDSLLNLVQYQTFRYFWDGAEPSSGMARERIHLDNVYPQDDRDIVTLGGSGFGVMAILVGVERGFISREQALLRLQQIVDYLGRADRFRGAWPHWLDGPTGKVKPFSTKDDGGDLVETAFMIEGLLTVAEYFKNGNEAEQKLVSDIQQLWQEVDWQWYTKGEDVLYWHWSPDYGWEMNFPVGGYNECMIMYILAAASPTHGVEPAVYDKGWALDGAIAKDTVYYGLPTVLNFYEHSDDPTGPLFWAHYSYLGLNPKGLKDKYGDYWQLNVNHALIHYKYAVDNPKHYAGYGEKQWGFTSSYSMNGYAGHRPGEMDLGVISPTAALSSFPYTPKESMQFLKYLYLVADSLVGEYGPYDAYSQEHHWYLPRYLAIDQGPIPVMIENYRSGLLWKLFMQNTDVQNGLAKLGFNYPGE; this is encoded by the coding sequence ATGAAAAATATACTCATACCTCTTCTTGTAATTACGATCGGATTCTGGGGCTGTAATGCACCGAAAAAGCCGTCGCCTGAAATTGCAGGCCAGGAGGAACAAGCACTGGAAGATTCACTGTTGAATTTGGTACAGTACCAAACCTTCCGGTATTTCTGGGATGGAGCGGAGCCAAGCTCGGGCATGGCTCGTGAGCGCATCCATCTCGATAATGTCTATCCGCAAGATGACCGGGACATCGTCACCCTGGGTGGATCCGGTTTTGGTGTGATGGCCATTTTAGTAGGTGTTGAAAGAGGCTTCATTAGCCGGGAGCAAGCTTTGCTGCGCTTGCAGCAAATTGTGGACTACCTGGGGCGAGCCGATCGTTTTCGCGGGGCCTGGCCGCATTGGCTCGACGGTCCAACCGGAAAGGTGAAGCCGTTTAGCACGAAGGATGATGGCGGCGATTTGGTTGAAACTGCTTTCATGATTGAGGGGTTGCTCACGGTGGCAGAATATTTTAAAAACGGCAACGAAGCCGAGCAAAAATTGGTGAGTGATATTCAGCAGTTGTGGCAGGAAGTTGACTGGCAGTGGTACACCAAGGGCGAAGATGTGTTGTACTGGCACTGGTCGCCTGATTATGGGTGGGAGATGAACTTCCCGGTTGGCGGTTATAACGAGTGTATGATCATGTACATTTTGGCAGCGGCATCGCCTACCCACGGTGTGGAGCCGGCGGTTTACGACAAAGGCTGGGCGCTTGATGGTGCAATTGCCAAGGACACTGTCTACTATGGGCTGCCAACGGTTCTCAACTTTTACGAGCATTCCGACGATCCGACCGGGCCGCTCTTTTGGGCGCACTATTCCTATTTAGGTTTAAACCCGAAAGGATTAAAAGACAAGTACGGTGACTATTGGCAGCTGAATGTCAATCACGCGCTCATCCATTACAAATATGCGGTTGATAACCCCAAGCATTATGCGGGTTATGGCGAAAAACAGTGGGGATTTACGTCCAGCTATTCAATGAACGGTTATGCCGGGCACCGACCGGGGGAGATGGATCTCGGTGTCATCTCGCCAACGGCGGCATTGTCGTCCTTCCCCTACACTCCAAAGGAGTCGATGCAGTTTCTCAAATACTTGTATCTGGTGGCTGACTCGTTGGTCGGAGAATATGGGCCATACGACGCCTATAGCCAGGAACATCATTGGTACTTGCCGCGCTATTTGGCGATTGATCAGGGGCCGATTCCGGTGATGATTGAGAACTACAGAAGTGGTTTGCTGTGGAAACTGTTCATGCAAAACACAGATGTACAAAACGGATTGGCGAAACTCGGTTTCAATTATCCGGGTGAATAA
- a CDS encoding glucoamylase family protein, whose translation MRYPFLFFLVAAILFSSCGKGDDGSEPTPEQLAITYVYVGDVALSAGATTENVPLEDPVEIRFDKVLDVASAESNISLLDEANQPLTATFSFFSQNQLVKIAHPAFSEGASYSIRISENLKGADGETFAGQTYRFKALIPPLTVEQISIDDVVVNPLNRIKEIGRTPQLKLNFNTAISKDDVMPYASFKAGTSAVGFTLSQVDENTIAVDASATLDGFAKYSFAISSSIEDRIGKPFDGLDLDFYTEVDLTPKFPTISDDELLTLVQQQTFRYFWDFGHPVSGLARERNTSNETVTSGGSGFGVMAILVGIERGFITRSEGVERLQTIVDFLANADRFHGAWSHWLNGTTGKALPFSTKDNGGDLVETSYMAAGLLAARQYLSSGNATESALKTKINELWDAIEWDWYTQGGQNVLYWHWSPDYAWDMNMKIQGYNEALITYIMAASSETHTIAADVYHQGWAKSGAIANGNEFYGLTLPLGSDYGGPLFFAHYSFLGIDPRQLVDQYANYWDQTRNHSLINQAYCVANPKNFVSYSDACWGLTASDNQDGYSAHSPTNDLGVITPTAAISSIPYTPEESMQALRFFYYQLGDRLWGDYGFYDAFNVTESWTASSYLAIDQGPIIVMIENYRSGLIWDLLMSCPEVKAGLTKLGFTY comes from the coding sequence ATGCGATATCCCTTTTTGTTTTTCCTGGTTGCAGCGATCCTTTTTAGTTCTTGTGGTAAAGGCGACGACGGATCTGAACCGACTCCTGAGCAGTTGGCAATCACATACGTGTATGTTGGCGATGTGGCGTTGAGTGCCGGTGCAACAACGGAGAATGTTCCGTTGGAAGATCCGGTTGAAATTCGTTTCGACAAAGTATTGGATGTAGCTTCAGCCGAAAGTAATATTTCGCTGCTTGATGAAGCCAATCAACCGTTGACGGCGACTTTTTCGTTTTTCAGTCAAAACCAGCTGGTGAAAATTGCGCATCCGGCGTTTAGCGAAGGAGCCTCTTATTCCATACGGATTTCGGAAAATCTGAAGGGAGCGGATGGCGAAACCTTTGCCGGACAGACTTACCGTTTTAAAGCCTTGATTCCGCCGCTAACAGTGGAGCAGATTTCAATCGACGATGTGGTCGTTAATCCCTTAAATCGTATCAAGGAAATCGGGCGAACACCGCAGCTTAAACTGAATTTCAATACGGCGATCAGTAAAGACGATGTGATGCCTTACGCATCTTTTAAAGCGGGCACTTCGGCTGTTGGATTTACGCTGAGCCAGGTTGATGAAAATACAATTGCAGTTGACGCGAGTGCAACACTGGATGGGTTTGCCAAATACAGTTTTGCAATTTCTTCGTCCATAGAAGATCGCATTGGGAAACCTTTCGATGGTTTGGATCTGGATTTTTACACAGAAGTTGATCTGACACCGAAATTTCCAACGATCAGCGATGACGAATTGCTGACCCTTGTTCAGCAGCAAACATTCCGGTATTTCTGGGATTTTGGTCACCCGGTAAGTGGTTTGGCTCGCGAGCGCAACACATCCAACGAAACAGTCACTTCGGGCGGGTCGGGTTTTGGGGTGATGGCGATTTTGGTGGGCATCGAACGTGGATTTATCACCCGCAGCGAGGGGGTTGAACGATTGCAAACAATCGTCGATTTTCTGGCAAATGCTGATCGTTTTCACGGAGCCTGGTCGCACTGGCTAAACGGCACAACCGGAAAGGCATTACCCTTCAGTACAAAAGACAATGGCGGCGATTTGGTCGAAACTTCGTACATGGCTGCCGGGTTGCTGGCTGCCCGTCAATACCTGAGTTCGGGAAATGCAACCGAGAGTGCATTGAAAACAAAAATCAATGAACTCTGGGACGCCATCGAATGGGATTGGTACACGCAAGGCGGACAAAATGTGCTTTACTGGCACTGGTCTCCCGATTATGCATGGGACATGAACATGAAGATTCAGGGTTACAACGAAGCGTTGATCACCTACATTATGGCTGCTTCTTCGGAAACGCATACCATTGCAGCTGACGTTTATCACCAGGGCTGGGCGAAAAGCGGTGCTATTGCGAATGGCAACGAATTTTATGGATTGACGCTGCCGCTCGGAAGCGATTATGGTGGCCCCTTGTTCTTTGCTCACTATTCGTTTTTGGGGATTGATCCGCGGCAGTTGGTTGATCAATACGCCAACTACTGGGACCAGACTCGCAATCACAGCCTGATCAATCAGGCCTATTGTGTGGCGAATCCAAAGAATTTCGTGAGCTACAGCGATGCCTGCTGGGGATTGACAGCCAGTGATAACCAGGATGGCTATTCGGCTCATTCGCCTACGAATGATTTGGGAGTCATTACACCGACTGCAGCCATTTCGTCCATCCCGTACACGCCGGAGGAGTCGATGCAGGCGCTTCGTTTCTTCTACTACCAACTGGGAGATCGTCTCTGGGGAGATTATGGTTTCTACGACGCGTTTAATGTAACCGAAAGCTGGACGGCCAGCTCGTACCTGGCCATCGATCAGGGACCGATCATTGTGATGATTGAAAATTACCGCTCGGGCTTGATTTGGGACTTGCTCATGTCCTGTCCGGAGGTGAAAGCTGGATTAACCAAGCTTGGTTTTACCTATTGA